Sequence from the Ziziphus jujuba cultivar Dongzao chromosome 9, ASM3175591v1 genome:
TCTACTACATGATTTCGTGGTGTAGAAAATGAAAATCATTGATTTGGAGATGATCCACATGGTTTGATTACAAACTATTCTTGGGGAGGAGAACCAAGACAAGACTTTTGAAAGTCAGGTTTTGAGCTTGTCCATCAGGAACATTTTATCTTTTTGCTTACAAGTGGTGAAACGAGATGTAGTCctccaaatattgaaaatatgatAGAACACATTTGTAATATACTAAGAAATTGCCTGGAAGGTTAGCATATTTGTAAAGATacataattttgtttaatattGTTGGAAAACAAAATGTACAATCACTGCCAACTGTGGTAttgaagtaaaaaagaaaaaagaaaaaaaagagaaggtaTTATAGTTTGgaataaatatatcattaacATGGTTGAGTTTAGCTCTTTATAATAGTGGGGAactcttttatctttttggttGGGCTTCTTCTGGAATAAATTGAGGATTAGCAATCGTCATGATCCATGTGTAATCTTGCTGTGTAACcgtatgattattattttgaaggtCTTGGCTGGTGATCTATTTTACTGCCAATCTCTTGTTGTTGGCTTGACATATAGTTTGTGAGAATCATTTCCTTCACATGTTTCTGGAAATGTCTAGTTGCCCCATTCTCaatgttcttgattttgttttcttagCATTCCATAATCTTATTATAACATTCAAATTCAACAATTTTTATTGCAAAGTTGGATAGAAAAACAGGATTCAAATTTCTTGATATATTTTGGACTTAATCCTTTAATTGTTTCTTGTTATGTTTGAACCTAGTTGGATTTGTATTATAGTTTGtaccatatattaaaatttccaAATCTAATTTGGTTTGAACAAtacatcataaataaattatacgaAGAAGATATTTTCAGTGGTTGAGCACCTTTATCTATGATATGAGAGCATCGATTCGAGTTATGAAGATGCAAAGTTTAGGATAAtttgtaatgttaaaaaaaaaaaaaaatacatcagAAATAAAATAACCAGTTGGAACGTCACTTTTCTTTTCTAGTCTCTTCTTTTGTTAAATTAAGGCTacttttccatttaattttttattgtacttgtttaattttaattttaaaaatccttttgatcttttctataaaaaaaagaaaaaataataataaaaaaataaaataaaaaaatccattgatcttaattatttatcattttattttgtcCTCCATAATTTCCATATTTAGTGGCGCTCCTAAAAACTACCAGCAATTTTATTTCTAGCTTTTAGGGAGGGAAAAAGACCTAACAGGCCTGCCCAGTACATTTCTGAATCTGCCATTTTGCatctctcacttttttttttttttcccttttcctctAAGGGCTTCTCTGCCTCTATGCTATTCCTCCTTTGGGTTCCAATCTCCGTCCCACGTATTTTCTTGGCTATGGACTATTTTCTAGCTTCATACAAAAATATcgtacattttctttttctcttttttaagtTAATGTTAATGACCCGTCTCAATTCTAGGTTAGTtcttatccccaaaaaaaataaaaaaataaaaaaatctaggtTAGTCGATCACTAACACAACAGAAATATCTGTCTTGTGCGCAATTCTATCACAtttttcaatctaattttcttacaTTGTAAATACAATTTGTTTGCCTGAAACTCAAGACTgcaatcattttcattttaagcaTTTGGCAATATTTTCTTCCCCGTTGTTTGTTTATTGTTGTTATGTGTCTATCTATTGTACAGACCATAAATATTgacgataattttttaaaaaatatgataaatattgtcctatataaattattaattatgatttaaaaaaaaaatttattatcaatactaaaattatatatacagtaaaattttccattatatacataatacatacatatatatatagtttcctatggttcaaattttgttttatttatttatttatttttcgtgTACTTTGGCACAGAGATATTTACTTACGAAAAAAGAAATGCAGCTAGTAAACGAGCAAGAATACCAACCATTATGACTGAGGACTCTAGTGAGAACGAGATCAGCACCAATAAAACTGGTACAGGACCTGTTTGTTCTCATGTCTTAGAGAACCAAACTTCTGCTGCCCAAAATGCCTTTCTGCCTCAATCCTCTCATAGGAAGAGGAAAAGATCAACATATCGTAATTTAACTACCTGGTTGAGCAAAGTTACTGAATCATTCAAGCAAGTGATGGAGAATTCGAACATGAACATGGACAAGTTGATTTGAGTGTCTGAATAATAACAATCATGAAAAGGATTGGAAATACATGGTTGACGAGCTTGGAAGAATGGGGGTTCCTGTTCTTGATAGATATAAAGCTCTGATTGCGATTATGAAACATCCGACAATGATACATACCTTCAAGGTCCCTGAAGATGATGAAGAGAGGATGGAATTTGTTACAATAGTCATTAAGGAAGCAACGCAAGAAAAAACCCATGGTTGATTGGTACAATGAGTTTGGATAGTAGAAATGAACCATCATGACTTGTGACCGTGTTAGTACTCTTAGTTTGGACAggtttaaatttaactttgtggatgatcatatatatatatatatacatataccttGATCTATTTTGTTTCCTCACAACCAATGGATCGTAATATGCAACTTTTTGATCAATTATATGATATAAAGAACTTGAAGACTTTTgcttttgttgttttgtgggCCAGAAGACCTTggatgttttatatatttaatttgtgaaTCCTGTGTATTTGTTGATCAATTTTGAGACAGGAAGCTCTAAAATGTTTAGTTTGATGAAGAGGAGGCGGGGGACAAGgagtatatgtttttttcttgtcATCAACAAGGAGTATTTACAGATGGTTGGGATTTTTGGGGAATGCTTTTGTAAATTCTATAGTTAATTATCTGAAACCCAGAAGCtatattttattcaataaattcTACAATGCTACTGCTCGCAACTTAGCTGCTTTTACATTAAAATGACCAACTATTTGGTTGGAAGAGTTTTACATTATAACTATTCCTCCTTGGCTTGAGTCTCTTATCCAATTGGAGTTGCCTTCTAGTTCTTTTTCTGTGGAATAATAGTTtaccaaattttaattaaattaaaaaaaaagggaaaaaaggaaaTTGTTATGTTGTTATACGTAAATCTAACCAAGATATACaccaaatttgtaattttatttttccttgtagGGTAATCAGTTATTTGTCTTTTATTCCGTGGGCAAGCATTAAGCTCAGTGTCCAATTCATAAAGGTCGTAAACGCAAGTCATCTGTTAATTCATGACAAACAATGCTGATGATGATTTAACACTGTTAATTACTGATCAAGTGTGTTATATGCATTTATTTATAGTAACATCCTTAACCCACCTAGTTTCTTCTATTCAAGTTTGAGTCCAAATTGGTCTATCTTCCGAACATGAACAGTAGAGATCAGAACATGAAAAATCTTCCACAAACCACATCGTCAAGCACCAAAGATACGAGTTGAGCTATGTATTCAACATTTTAGTGCCCAAAATGGAATACAATATAattactacaatatatatatttgggaggGAGCATTCACCATCGGATTAGACTTTCAATTACTATGATCTAATGGCATGCATTTCCCTTTTCAAAAACCCTTAAATTTCTTAGCTAGCGATAATTACTTAGTTAACCACTTTATTTGATGCGTAGATGCAAGTTACAACTTATAATTTTAGAAGTTCAAACTCATCGCTAAATTTGTATTTGAGAATACACCTCGAGATCTTGGATTCGACCATGTTTGGATGAAATCccctttgtttttagtttaGAATATGTTGGAATTTCTAAacgaaaaatgaaagaaagaaaataagacCGCTTCAGTAAGGTCCTATTTAGCTTAGGTTTTAGGAAGCTAAAAGCAGCATTTGGAAGTATTTGCATAGTTTTTAGGAAGTGCTTCAGGCCCCTAAAAGCACTTCAAATCAAATAGAGTGGAAAGTGACTTCCACATGAAGCACTTTTTGAGAAGCAGATACAGAAGTTATCCCAAACAGAGTCTAAATTCTATcccccaaaagaaaaagaaaattaaaaaaccatgACCAAGACGGCTCATGGAACAGGCAGAGAAATTATGACTGCCACAAAAGATTTGCATCATGCAGCATAATGCTAAACTATCACCTTATAGATGCTGCTAGCAAGTATCACTGCAAAACAGCAAAACCTATAATTCATATCTCAGATAGGTAAAAGCAGAGcagccttttctttttcttcaaccagtatttaataaaatgctaCACTAACATTTAAATGTCAACACCTGTTACTTATGTACAAAGATTTCTGTCACTGAGGCTGAATCcaagattaaattaaaaaactggCAGTGGATATTAAATTAAGCTTAACTACAACACCAGTGATAAGAAAAATGGTTACACTTCAATAACTGAAGTATGTTAATTTCTGGCATCAAGACAGGTAGAATATACAGCTTCCTACACAAAAAGAATCAAAGGAAAGCTTCAAAAGAGATTTCACCAAAAATGAAAGCTTCAAAAGAGATTCAAAATTCGGATGATCCGACAACCCCTAATACCACTTCTGATGTGTGCAGCTGGCCTACAAATTACAATTCTCGATCCTACATGCAGTTGGATCTACCTGAAAATTATAAAGATAATATGTTAAAAACAGAAAGACTACAAGATTTACGCTTTAGATTCAACGAGGACAAAAGAGTAAAGAGTGTACCAACCTCCTGTACAGAACCTTCACATCTTCCTGCAACAAAGGGCTTTCCAAGAAGAGATCACCACATTCTTTGACATCAACAGTTTCAACTTCAAAATCCTGATAACCACAGTACTCATTCCATTCAAACCACATTTTTGAAATGAATTCCTTCTTGAAACAAGATCTGTGGTCTGCCTCTTCAGGTGAATCGGCAGCGACCAATCTATAAACATAGACTTTTTTCTGCTGCCCCGGTCGAAATGCACGACCTATTGCTTGCCGAGTCACTGATGGATTTAAATGGACATCCAAAACTATTATTCTAGATGCCCCTACTAGAGATATGCCCTCTCCACAAGCCTtgattgacccaaaaaaaatcttAGCATCAGGGGAGTTATTAAATCGCTCCATTGACCACTCCCGTTGCTCAGAACTTGACTCACCTGAGATTACAAAAATTTCTCTTCCAAGACACCAGCCCCTTACTGTTACTGACAATCTCTCTAAAAATTTTAGAGGTAAAAGGTACTGGCTGAAAACCAGAAGCTTCTCACCTGTTGACTCACAAAGCTTAAGCAGGTTAAGGAAGAATTTCGCCTTTACTCCATCTCTAAGATTTATCTTCCCCAACAGCTCATCCATCTTCTGATCAGCCGTGGAACACCTCTCAGTAAATGAGTTCAACTTTGGGTGCAGATAAACCGCACTTCCAACAGAACTTACCTTGAACTTCCTAGCCAACTTCCTTAACTTTTGAGCTTCTTGTTTCTGTTTAGAGCTTAAATTCAGTATCACTGTGAAATCAACAAGTCCAGGAAGCTCATCCAGGAAATCTCCTTTATAATAATGTAGGACTTTGCTGGTCATCTCTCGTAAGTCACGTATTACACTGACTTTTCGACTGAAATCCTTATCTTTTTGCAAAGTATGCTCCACAAGATCATAAAAGGATGCATCCACACCAGATTTAAACTGCTTCTTAACACCCGATATGTCAACTTTACTCATGATGCGCTTACATATGGGTCGGGAAGTTTCCATCCTCAAAAACTTAGGACGCACAAGATTCAAGATATTGAATACCTCTTTGACATGATTTTGATAGAGGGTTCCTGAAAGCACAACTTTTCTAGCTGTTTGCACTTTGGCAAGAGACTGCAACACATCTGTGTTCTCATTCCTTGGAGTATGCCCCTCATCAAGAATAAGAATTGATGGAGCCTTAAGCAGTATTTCTTGGCACGAAGCTGATGCCTTGCTGGTTTCAACATCACAAATAATGGAGGAAAACTGTTTGTACCCTAGGAAAAGGATACTCTTCTGTTCCACCCACTGTTTCAACACCTCCAGTTGCTGCAATCTGCTATCTGCTTTGAGAGAGTAGAAATCAAGCAGTGGAATATCCTCTACTTGCCAAATCTGAAACTCCTTCTTCCATGTAGCTAAGATTCCTTTAGGAAGAACAACGAGTGGTCTCGCATGAGGATACTTGGCCAGAAAACTTTGTACAAAACTGATTATCATGAATGTCTTTCCTGATCCAGGAGCATGGGCCAAGATACAACCCCCAGGATTATCACCTACC
This genomic interval carries:
- the LOC107426814 gene encoding protein CHROMATIN REMODELING 35 isoform X1 encodes the protein MEPAIDALSSNYNGYSGLYSRGHKRLKMSNDGKDRDRMACSSSGETALNKPRTASRVIDFSDPFAIPNLLEGFDSGRYGSVTKQIEELCARKLQALNPLFIKFPTLTSKPIESVDNYIDLEDDCIVDEAPPPAAPLPVVIIDSDEEDKEDLKPSFTFQNVILAHPSQESFMKDGMVARDLPDSRAWTEHKRLSAETELKKDKGVYLGVEDLSDQQTDDEDDGLEDVWKEMSMVLETSKDAPLDFPSDEREDEGDCEHSFVLKDDLGYVCRVCGVIERGIETIFDFQYVKVRSTRTYAHESRKDKESTETVGVKLSEEDLVVTEICAHPRHKKQMRPHQVEGFNFLVSNLVGDNPGGCILAHAPGSGKTFMIISFVQSFLAKYPHARPLVVLPKGILATWKKEFQIWQVEDIPLLDFYSLKADSRLQQLEVLKQWVEQKSILFLGYKQFSSIICDVETSKASASCQEILLKAPSILILDEGHTPRNENTDVLQSLAKVQTARKVVLSGTLYQNHVKEVFNILNLVRPKFLRMETSRPICKRIMSKVDISGVKKQFKSGVDASFYDLVEHTLQKDKDFSRKVSVIRDLREMTSKVLHYYKGDFLDELPGLVDFTVILNLSSKQKQEAQKLRKLARKFKVSSVGSAVYLHPKLNSFTERCSTADQKMDELLGKINLRDGVKAKFFLNLLKLCESTGEKLLVFSQYLLPLKFLERLSVTVRGWCLGREIFVISGESSSEQREWSMERFNNSPDAKIFFGSIKACGEGISLVGASRIIVLDVHLNPSVTRQAIGRAFRPGQQKKVYVYRLVAADSPEEADHRSCFKKEFISKMWFEWNEYCGYQDFEVETVDVKECGDLFLESPLLQEDVKVLYRR
- the LOC107426814 gene encoding protein CHROMATIN REMODELING 35 isoform X2 codes for the protein MEPAIDALSSNYNGYSGLYSRGHKRLKMSNDGKDRDRMACSSSGETALNKPRTASRVIDFSDPFAIPNLLEGFDSGRYGSVTKQIEELCARKLQALNPLFIKFPTLTSKPIESVDNYIDLEDDCIVDEAPPPAAPLPVVIIDSDEEDKEDLKPSFTFQNVILAHPSQESFMKDGMARDLPDSRAWTEHKRLSAETELKKDKGVYLGVEDLSDQQTDDEDDGLEDVWKEMSMVLETSKDAPLDFPSDEREDEGDCEHSFVLKDDLGYVCRVCGVIERGIETIFDFQYVKVRSTRTYAHESRKDKESTETVGVKLSEEDLVVTEICAHPRHKKQMRPHQVEGFNFLVSNLVGDNPGGCILAHAPGSGKTFMIISFVQSFLAKYPHARPLVVLPKGILATWKKEFQIWQVEDIPLLDFYSLKADSRLQQLEVLKQWVEQKSILFLGYKQFSSIICDVETSKASASCQEILLKAPSILILDEGHTPRNENTDVLQSLAKVQTARKVVLSGTLYQNHVKEVFNILNLVRPKFLRMETSRPICKRIMSKVDISGVKKQFKSGVDASFYDLVEHTLQKDKDFSRKVSVIRDLREMTSKVLHYYKGDFLDELPGLVDFTVILNLSSKQKQEAQKLRKLARKFKVSSVGSAVYLHPKLNSFTERCSTADQKMDELLGKINLRDGVKAKFFLNLLKLCESTGEKLLVFSQYLLPLKFLERLSVTVRGWCLGREIFVISGESSSEQREWSMERFNNSPDAKIFFGSIKACGEGISLVGASRIIVLDVHLNPSVTRQAIGRAFRPGQQKKVYVYRLVAADSPEEADHRSCFKKEFISKMWFEWNEYCGYQDFEVETVDVKECGDLFLESPLLQEDVKVLYRR